ACctgggttaacatgtcaaatttgTGATCTGGGTTTTAAGACTATAATAACCctatacaaaacaaatcaaaataaattatgaagcttaattttcaatcaacccaatattgaaagataaaattaaaaaaaaaaaagaatctaaaaaagTGATTTGAGTTAGCCTATCAAACTCGCGACCTAGGTTATAAGACCgaaataatctcatataaagaaaatcaaaacaaattacaaatttcAATCTCCAATAGCCAAAAATCAAAGAAtgtgattagaaaaaaaataaattaaaaaaataacataaaaaaacaactcgatTCAATCTATTAAACCCATGACTCGGGTCATCAGACcgagataacttcataaaaaaattgacttgatttaactcgggttaacctgCCAACTTTCAACTTTGATCACgagtcaaaacaaattataaagtttaattttcaatcgcCCTTATCGGGTCTAATGTTGAacgatgaaatttataaaaaatttaattaaaaaataacaaaaaataaaaaagtcaactCATGTTAACCCATTAAGTACTATTATTGGTTCATGAGGTTGggataacataataaaaataaaaaataaataaatcataaagctTAATTCCCtatcaaacacaatattaaatgatgaaattgaaaaaaaaaagccaataaaaaaataactaaatcaattgagttaacctgtcaaacctacGATTCAAGTTATGAGACATGGACAacccaataaaaacaaatcctatGTTGAAGAAACCATAATCCGAGTTATAAGATCGAGATAacatcttagaaaaaaaaaaaaacaacccgatTTAATCGGTGTTAAAATACCACAATCTGCAACCTTGATCATTAAACTAAGATAttctctaaattaaaaaaatgacacaaaaaataactcaagtcaactcGATTTAACTCGTTAAACACTATTCCTAAGTCATAAGGTTgaaataacataatagaaagtaaacaaaacaaattatgaaggcTAATTCCcgaatattaaatgatgaaattaaaaaaataaagttaatgatacAAAAAACAACTCGATTTAACTCGTTAAACACTATTCCTAAGGTTGAAATGacataatagaaaataaacaaaacaaatcatgaagtcaaattctcaatcaactgaatattaaataattaaattgaaaaaaaaattttattaaaaaaaattaagtcaactAAATTAATTcgtcaaactaggttaacctatcaaactaaCAATGTTtgttatgaaaatacaataactcaataaaaatatatatttaatattaaaaaataaaataaaaaaaaacattgataaaaaataaaagaagcaaaCTACTATTTGATTTGTGAGGAGGGGTTTGTAAAAACCCCGTTTTATAGTTAATATTCGAATTTTATATATCAAgattaagtcttttttttttaaaaaaactggttTTCTTTACTTTGTGCCATCAATTTTTGAAACAGTGTACCAACCATGTTTTTCTCATAACCTCGTATATATTAGAATCCTTGATGCTGACATGGAGAGGAAACTCATTCGCTATATGAACCTTCACCCAAACACTAACTTGAATGTTAATTTtgaagataatatataattatattcagCAAGTGAGGCTCCTGCGCTTTGAACCTCCGTGCTGATGTTAAACCAGTAACTTGGAATGTTGAAAATTCTCGGTCCACACTTCCCTCAAGCTTGAACTTTGACTTTCTAGTTTCTAACTTTTGATTCTACGTTTCAATCATTCAATCTTCTCGTACAGTGAAGATAAAGAGACCCTTTTCTTTGGAGTGTTTGAAGGGTAGAATCGGTCagcactctctctctctctctctctctctctctctcatctatTTTCTCATATGACCAAAGACCAGTCTATGCTGAAAAACTCGTTTTCTTAGTCAAACTTCTTGCTTTCTACCTTCCAATATATTTACCAGCTCTCTTCCTTCAGGTTTTGTCATCCTCCTTTAAATTTCGAACCATCACTTTTCTCTTTAAATACAACGCATCACTCTCTTTGCTTCCTCAGCTAAAGCTTCACTCATATAAATATATCCTCTATCTCTTCTAACATTTCATATACCACCAgcttaccattaaaaaaaaagaaattctagCTCTGGCTATTCCTATACATGTTATTAGCTTATAACTCGATCTTTACTATTTTGGTCATTCCAAACTTCTTGGTTCTTACTTTTCCAGCTAAGTGGAGATTTCTTGCTTCTAAGTAGCCAAGTGTAGAAACTGTGCTAATGTTGGTGGACTTGAAGTTCTAGCATCTTAAAGGTAGCAGGAAGCATAATTGTGTTGCCTGTTGTAACTTTCAAGGGAGGAGtacaaaaaatggagaatggttgGAGCTGGGAGCAAAAGACATTGATTACTGAGCTGATCCAAGGGATGGAACTAGCAAAACAGTTGAGGGCTCATTTGAAGGCAACATCATCAGTTGAAACTAGGGACATGTTAGTACGGAGGATACTATCTTCTTATGAGAAGGCTCTCTTGATTCTCAACTGTGGTGGATCAATGGGACAACCACAAAATGCTGGAGTCTCTGCTGGTGTTCCAGAGTCCCCCATATCCATTAACGGAAGCCCTCGAAGTGATGATTTTGATGGGAGTTTTAAGGATAATCAGGGCTATAACGAGGCCTCAAAGAAGAGGTGAATGTGTGGTCTCCCGCTGTAACTCTTGCATGCTGCTAGACGATTATGTCCACTTCTGTAGCACTAATGCTTCTTGTAACATGTTTTCTGATTTCGATTGCAGAAAGACCACTCCCAGATGGACAGATCAGGTTAGAGTCAGTACTGATAATGGCCTAGAGGGGCATCATGGTGATGGCTTTAGCTGGAGAAAATATGGGCAGAAAGATATTCTAGGAGCAAAATATCCTAGGTGACGATTCCTTTCTCTTTTCTATCTTGAACGTCACAAatgtcacctttttttttttaattcacaaggtaaaagtaatatttaaactaacacgattaaaaataaataaataaataaataaaggaatagCACATTTTGGAAAGTTGTCATATTCTCATCAGTGCGAAATTCTCATTAGGGTCAGATAACATTGAAAAGGTGTCGCCAATCAAACACTGAAAATCATATTTCTCAATAGAATCTAATAAGAGATTGTTACATGTGCAGAAGCTATTACAGGTGCACCTACAGAAATACTCAGAACTGCTGGGCTACAAAGCAAGTGCAGAGATCAGATGAAGATCCCACCGTATTCGAGATCACATACCGAGGAACGCACTCTTGTGCTCATGGAAACCAATCAGTCCCATCACCggaaaaacaagaaatgaaacAAAAGAATACCAATAACAACTGTCAACAACAGCAATCACAGCAAGCCCTCTTTAACTTCCACAATAGCTTAAGGGTTAATACAGAGGACTTGGACAACAAAGAGATGGTAtctcccttctcttttccttctacAAATGGATACACAAAGAGCGAGGGCAGTTTTTCTCCATTTATATCTCCAGCCACACCTGAACCAACTCACTACTCACTTTCACCATTCCAGATGAACAATTTTGTAGGAGTTCAAAATTTGCAACATTTGGAATCGGATTCCACCGATATAATTTCAGCCAACACATCAGCCACCAATTCTCCAATTGTGGACTTGGATTTCTCACTTGATCAAGTGGATTTGGATCCCGACTTTCCATTTGACTCACCAGGATTTTTCTCATAATTTCATCTAGACACTGGaaataagaaaggaaaaggTGCTGCATTTGTTTGCAATTCAACACACTGGCTGGTTGTGCCTGTGGAACCTAGCTTGTATTTTAAATGAGGTGAGGATGCATGTAAAATAGGATTAGTTATGACAGCATTGCAAAATTTTGAAGTTTCCTATAAATAACATCTGAATTGTATTGCTTCTAAATATCAACTTCCATTAACTTGCATAAGCTTCCAACCTCGGTAGACAATTCAGCAGCAGATGAGAGGCAACGGCATGTTAATTTCTAGGacataaaaagagaaatttaaAGCAAAAGGAAAGGCAAAAACTTTAGAATTCTCGTAAAAtgagaataaatttaaatatcatggAGAGACAGTACAGTGCAATGATACATCACTCTTGTTGAACATGATCTTTTACATGATAGCTGGCAAAGACATTCTGTCATTCTTAGGATATCACACATACTGATGAAGATTCTAAAGACAATAACCACATATCAAGATTGTACCCTTAGAAATATATACGATTTACTAAATGCAAAGTTGGATATTTGTGATTCCTTATAAGAGTTTTGAATATCTCGAGCACTCAGTTGGAATTGAAGGCTTAATGCATAGGTGCACTTGGCGGAGCAGAAGTGACATGGACTGCAGAAAGTATTGAGTATTCTCTGCAAAAAgtggaaaaagagaaagagcacTAAGCCCTGTTTTCCAAGTAAAGAAGGAGATATTGTGCTTGAATAAACTAACCGAACTTATGTAAAGTACCTAGATGGAAGACTTCTTCTCCTCTTCGATTGTTGAAACAGGATCTCATGAACTTTTTCTGGGATCACTTGCATTCCTAAGAGCTTGTCTTCGCCCCAAGACAATGAATAAGTTGGTTAGAGTGAGAAGTGCCTCAGCCCCACCGTGCAACCAATCCATCCACATTAGGTAAGGAAGTACCATAATGCACCTTTGCTGCCTCAACCCTGCAACCATCAAGTCCCAATAGAAAGTTAAGACATAGGCATGAAGAATAAAGCTGATGAATGTTCAAGTAAAATCCTATTTAAGGGGAAAAGTTAGCATAAATTCTAGCCGGGACTGCTCAACAGAAGTGAAGCCACCAAGGTACAATTACGAAGAAAGACATATAGCTTACAAAAAGCTGTTGACAACAATAAACATCACAAACAAATATAGAGCAAGAAATGTTAAGTTAACCAGGACAAATTTCAGGCAGAAGGAAGTGTGTTAAAACTCCaccaaaattataaatcaacatATATCAAGTTAATTCTCAAGTTTTGATCCTACTATACAACATCATATCTCATTAATGGCACCAGTACAATGCCAATCGCATaagaatttcttctttttaaaggAATCAGTTTGGCTGTTTCCCTTAATCCGTTCATTCACAAGAACTTCTAGAGTCGGTTCAACTTTTACTAATTTCTACATTTAACCCACCAAATAATTAAAAGTCCTAAACTTCAAAATTCACCACCCAGAAATTTCAGAAACttcaagcacaaaaaaaaaaaaaaaaaaaacagaatcaaaaTTTGCACAAACTTACACAAAAATATGGAGAAAGAAACTTACTTGTAGCCCCAACAAAGGCAAGCAAGAAgtagacaccaaagagagtgagCTTAGGAGCAGACTTGGATTTGGTAATAAAGTACAAGAAACCAATGTAAGGAAATAAAGAGAAAGCAAAAAGCTGTGAGGCAAGGCTCTGTGAATCAATGTTGGGTGCCCATGGATCAACTGGAAGCATCAGACCAGCACCACAAACAATCCCCAATCTCCTCTTACAGCCACCAAGGCTTGTGTTTTTGGtaaaccaaaatattaaaaaatgataaaatcatggTTATTTTGGACATAAAGGAGCACACTTCTATTCGAGATAGTTGACATGCTAACTTATTTATAACAATAACTTATCAAAGTACttgattgataaaattttataagtatagatactcaaataaaaaaaatagtatagaaactcaaataaaaaattcataaaataccAAGTACatcgttaaaaataaataaattaaaatactatCAATTCGGTACCCTTAATGGATAGTTAACTCccgacaaaataaaaataataaaaccatttATTAGGTGGTTCAGTGGTAAaagtttggaattaaaaaatttatttttcttgtgattttataTTCGAGTCATATGATTGCTGATATAATGGCTACTGGAaacttatatggtcgttaacttcaggttTGTGGAATTAGTAGAGATACACGGAAGTTGGCATGAAATATCTATAAACCAAACCTACCTACCATACGAATCAAATTTCAAGGGCAAGTTGGTCTTTTTCTCCTTCTAATTTGTATACTCACATCGGTAtgcataaattttttacttttttttaagctttctcATCCTCTCTAGAAtatcaaactttttatttagagtttaactagtcaattttctatgcgctgttttaataaatatttttggtaATATTATTAGTCCCAACTAAACATGTTCACATTAACTCTTAATCGGGTTAGGTTTTAAGGTAAATTAAGTAAGAGTTGATTTGATATAGTCTAGCTAATTTGATACGTGCACCTATGATTTCGATCAACTTAGCCAAAACCTAGcttgattaaaagaaaaataaaacctagcttgatttaaaaataataataatgatgttttgaattaatCCAGGTTAATTCATGTTAACATGCATAACTCGTGATCCAAATCATAACTCTAATCGGGTTTAATAATCTTatcttttagaatatttttaatttaattaaatgattttaaaattatcaagaagAAGTATTTTTCTTCCATCTAGACTCCATTTCTTTATTAatgcatctttttattttttttaacaaaagcattttttttatttcaagctttgttttttttaatttttaaatctatcATGATATCAAAATCATGATCTCaaaagtaatgtttttttttttttttaaaaaatactaaaataatatctcaattattttgtcttgattggagaaaaaaaatccatcaattttttttttaaattatattcaagataattttcttatttttatttttacatattagatacataataaataagaaaaactattaaaatt
This genomic interval from Populus alba chromosome 1, ASM523922v2, whole genome shotgun sequence contains the following:
- the LOC118033842 gene encoding probable WRKY transcription factor 41 is translated as MENGWSWEQKTLITELIQGMELAKQLRAHLKATSSVETRDMLVRRILSSYEKALLILNCGGSMGQPQNAGVSAGVPESPISINGSPRSDDFDGSFKDNQGYNEASKKRKTTPRWTDQVRVSTDNGLEGHHGDGFSWRKYGQKDILGAKYPRSYYRCTYRNTQNCWATKQVQRSDEDPTVFEITYRGTHSCAHGNQSVPSPEKQEMKQKNTNNNCQQQQSQQALFNFHNSLRVNTEDLDNKEMVSPFSFPSTNGYTKSEGSFSPFISPATPEPTHYSLSPFQMNNFVGVQNLQHLESDSTDIISANTSATNSPIVDLDFSLDQVDLDPDFPFDSPGFFS
- the LOC118033843 gene encoding uncharacterized protein codes for the protein MLPVDPWAPNIDSQSLASQLFAFSLFPYIGFLYFITKSKSAPKLTLFGVYFLLAFVGATTFCKLYVFLRNCTLVASLLLSNRRGEEVFHLENTQYFLQSMSLLLRQVHLCIKPSIPTECSRYSKLL